In Peromyscus eremicus unplaced genomic scaffold, PerEre_H2_v1 PerEre#2#unplaced_71, whole genome shotgun sequence, a single genomic region encodes these proteins:
- the LOC131901298 gene encoding disks large homolog 5-like — protein sequence MTQRPWNDHRNQHLDATIFDFLLPLWGRTSVHIVRKDIGLKSTPRTGIKEAGASKEPPPTPTSLTKRQVKQKVKSLTTQLQVMTAQWNDLRDRLILVTEGSLDKRPYHRLNPFWENIKMEHQQVMSDLQNFKNENLEASQKLCELTKEKVFLWVGLLRHGVRGDQCRLAKSYYAEGISGDLQSRLLMEQSQLKKKLDMLRQEKENLLEDWVLLKHHLGDLRSTLYEN from the exons ATGACAC AAAGACCTTGGAATGATCACAGAAATCAACACTTGGATG ctaCTATCTTCgacttccttcttcctctatgGGGCAGAACCAGTGTGCATATTGTAAGGAAGGACATTGGGCTAAAGAGTACTCCAAGAACAGGAATAAAAGAGGCAG GGGCCTCCAAGGAGCCACCACCCACTCCAACCAGCCTCACAAAGAGACAAGTGAAGCAGAAGGTGAAGAGCCTGACCACTCAGCTCCAGGTGATGACGGCCCAATGGAATGATCTGAGAGATCGCCTCATCTTAGTAACTGAAGGATCCTTGGACAAGAG ACCCTACCACAGGCTAaatcctttctgggaaaacatcAAGATGGAACATCAGCAGGTCATGTCAGACCTGCAGAATTTCAAGAATGAGAATTTGGAGGCCTCACAGAAGTTATGTGAGCTGACCAAGGAGAAAGTATTCCTTTG GGTTGGGTTGTTGAGGCATGGAGTCAGGGGTGACCAGTGCAGGCTGGCAAAGTCTTACTATGCAGAGGGTATTTCCGGTGATCTGCAGAGCCGGCTCCTGATGGAGCAGAGTCAGTTGAAAAAGAAGTTGGACATGCTGAGGCAAGAGAAGGAGAACCTACTGGAAGACTGGGTCCTGCTGAAGCACCACTTGGGTGACTTGAGG AGCACCCTTTATGAGAACTGA